ACTAGAATTGTTTAAAGGGGCTTAGTTATTGAGAAATAGAACTAGAGTAAGCATTCGCTTCTACAACTATCGCTCAACAAAGAGAGATTGAGCTACACCCCAAGAATGGAAAGACGGTTGTTACTCCTCACGAGACTAGTTTTGTGAAGGGTAATAGTCGGTTTTGCTCTAGATGCAAGCAAGTGGCATATAAAGCAACAACGCAAGAACAAGATCAATGTTACATCCTCAATTAAATTTAATTTTTGTTATTGCTTACCAAGAGAGTGTTCATTGATGCACCTATTATTAGTCCAAAGAAGAAGACAATTTGAGTGGCCAAGGGACTACTCACTAACCTTGGAGGACCCAAACAAGCTTGGGTATCTAAAGGATTGGTCTTCTTTCAACCATCCAATTTCCGTGATGAATAAATCTTGGAAGAATGATTTTGTTGTTAGCCTCTTGTAGATTTGCATAATTCATTTGGTCCAAAGGACTCATTTCAGTCGTGCAACCATGGTTTTAAAGGCGGCTAGGCGGAACTAGGCGCCCAGCCACCGCCTGAACGCCTAGGCGACTTAGGCgggcgcctaggcgacgccttactAGCCAAATACCAAGCAACCAAACAGCTGTTACAGCTCATAAACTAGAAATCATCACAAATTCACAATAGCAAGTCACAAAATTTAAAACAGCACAATACCAAATCTGAAATAGCCACATAGATAGTTTGTAATTGCATAATTAATAGTAACTAGCTGCAGTTTGTAATGCAGCAAATATGCTAAATTGCTAATGCAATCTAGCAATAGCTACTCTCCCGTCGCTCAAAATCATCATCAAACTCTCCTGGGATATTGGGTGCCTCCCCTTCTTCACCATCATTGCCACCATTAGATTCATCTTCACAATCTGTGATTTCTGCATCATCatgtggaacatcttcttcatcttcacCTTCCTCTTCAGCCTCTGACATATGTTGTGCAGCAACAGAACTTCTTCTTGAATACACATTATGAGCTCTTCTTGGTAAGTTTCGGCCACGGAGTGCTTGTGATGCTCCAATGGCATTATCCACAAGGTCCCATGTAAGATCACACATAGGGTGCATTCCACTAACAACCTGACCACATAGGGTGCATTCCACCTTATCTTTATTTTGAAGATCTGGCCAAAATCCATACTTCCACCCTGGATCAGTAGACTTCCGTGGCTTTCGGGTAGGATCGCTCTTCGGGTCATACTCACCAGCCACAAAaaatggagcttcatttggagaaGACATTATGTTGTCGCTACTCGCTACTCGCTGCAGTCTTGAGTTCTACTTCTTGACAGTTCACACTTGACAAAAATCTGAAAGTCTAAAACCAGGGAAAGCAGGGGAGGAGGAACATCATTTTTGGGTGTTCACACCTGAGAGAAAGCAGGGGAGGAGGACCTACCAGTCTACCACTCTACTAGTGAGGGGCGCCCAGGGAGGGGGAACAGCCGGCTAGCCGCGAGCGGCGAGCAGCTTTGGCGCGCGGCGAGCAGCAGCCGCGTGCAGGGCGCGCACAGGGAGGAGCAGTCGCGCGCACAGGAAGAGCCGCGCGCGCAAGGGGAGAGAATCAGAGAACAACCGCCAGCCGCGCGCGCAAGGGGAACGTGCGCCAATTTACAGAGGGAACGCCCGCCAAAGCTAGCGCATTGGGTGCCAAAATCCAGTGCCAACAAACCCTAGGTTAGGCGTCGCCCAGGGGGGAGAAAGGCGTCGCCCAGACGCCTACCGCGCCTAGGCGAACACCATACTCAAGGTTACCTGGGCGGCGCGGACGCCTATCAAAAAAtgtcgcctggacgcctaggcgtcgcctaggcgacgccttttaAACAATGCGTGCAACTATATTTACATATATCAAACCACTAAGTGCAGTGTGCTAAAATCAGATCCATCGGTCCATCACGTCATGTAAGGAAACTACAGACAaatcatacctctgagagtacaACACCTTTGTGCAGGTTCATTACTTGTATTTCTCCATTATCCTTCGGGCCTCTTCAATTTGGTCTTCCGATGGGTCGCCCGTTGCTTCATCCAACCTAGAGTCGGAGGCCTCCTTTGGGTTCATAGCCAGGAAGCCGAGATATATGAGGCCCATCATTGCCTACGACCACATGACCCATCATTTGgtgggatcaagtaccacaaaagACTGGAATGTCAAAAGGACGGGCTTTAATTCTTGTAAATATGTTAGTTATTGGAAGTGTAGGGTCCATTTGGTATTTGTCAAGTAGGTGACTACAGCTACTACATGACTAAATGTCATTCAATATTGCGCACAGCACATTGATCATCAACGGCAAGAGAATCATACCACAAATGTTGTGATTTCTTACCAGAACAAACAATGCAGTGGACACAATGGATTTAAGAAGGAAAAGGGCAACCGACACAGCAGCAACGGCAACACCTATCCTAGCAATTGGTCGTGGAACTGAACCCTGTCAGACATAAGAAGGGGATAATCACttcaatttcaaatcttaaagaaAAAAGCAGAACTAGAGTTTCTTATCTCAGTATATTTTCTTGAGACCGAAGCTTCGAGAAAAAACATTTTCTTCAGAACTAAGAGGACAATAGCTTGAGCGATATGAATGGCAAAGGAATACATACTGGGACAAGATTACTTCCGGCCTCCACGGCATCGTTACCGACCCGCCATACCGTTTGAACAGCTGTTATCATATATGCAGTTTGTTAAGAGAATAGCAGAATAAGTTGTTATACAATATATATATTTCAGTACGTTAAAAATATACCAGTCAAAATATCATGCTCCTAGTCCTAGAAGGATAATATAGACTACCTAGGCATCCATAGAAATATATGTGACCCAACATGAGAACAGTTAGTGTACAAGTATACAGATAATTTCATCAGGGACAAAATCAATGATGAGTCAGCAGGCAAGACAACATTCGGTATATGTAAATGGTGGTATTTTAGGTTAGCATTCAGTACAGTTTGCAGGTCATACTTGGTGCTTGGTCCTAAACCCTGAAAACTGAGCACAGGAGCAGCAAAGCATCCTGGGAGGTGAGAATGGGTGCCAGAATCAGATTATTGTGTGTTTGATGTGCTAAAAAAATCTAGGAATAACAAACGGACAGACGTTTTGCTGTCGTGACGTTTTGACCAACTCGTTTGCCAGTGGCCTTTAACATGGCACCCTAAATAATGCAATACTAGCACAAATAGTGTCATCTTAGGATGTCTCCAACGGATAGTGTAACATAGGGAATGCGGAACTGTAGATGGTCGTTCATAAATCCGTGACAGCACTGGACCCTGGTCTGCACAGTGGCGCTGCCCGGTGGCCATTGCCCAAGCTCTGTTTAGTACAGTTCCAAACAAGCTGCTTTGCTTGCTCCTTACAACGCATAAGATCAAGTTTAATAATACAGTCGTATAGTAGTTAGAGCATGTAAGCCCAGAACCCTTGGATCTGTTTTTCAGATATAGATATATCAACGAGAAAATCCCTTCACTGCTATATTTTCAGCAAGAAAATCCTTTCAATTCCATAATTTTTTATTCTGGAAATTTTTAAAACTCAAATATATCGAACTAATTTCTAGTCGCATTGAAGAGATCGGTATATATTTTGATGACATTGAAGGGATTTGCTTTAAATGGAACTAACGGCGTTAGCCACGCCTTAAACTAACGGCGATGGCATTAAAGGgattaaaatttaaatttgatgGCATCAAAAGTAAGCTATAAATTCTATGGGATTGGTATAAGTTTAGATGACATTGAAGATATTTTCTCAATAAAATAACGGCATCCAAGTCGTCCTTGCAAGTGGAATAAAAAAGAATACGTGAGGTACGACGCGATACCTCTGGAGAAATCGAACTGTGCGGAGGCGACGGCGAGGCGCGGCTTGTGGGGAAGGGAATAGGAGGCGGCGCCCGCAGTGGCATGTGGATGGAGATAGGGCCCGCGAACGGAGGGAGCGGAGCGGCTAAGGTTCTCCCGCGGGAGGCGGTCGACGGGAGCCAGGTGACCGCCACGGTCATGGCCATGGCGATTGGCGAGGGGGCAGAGAGGGCCTGTGCGGTGCGCCGGTGCCCGAAGGTCAGAACGGACGGGAAAGGAGCCGAACGGATGGGATACGGCTGAGCCGCTGGGCTATCAACGAGCCGACCTCCAGCGAGCCTGGTTTGAACTTGGAGAGCTCGACTCAGGCTACCTACAAGGCTGCATGCCTGCATATGGTTTACACCTAGAATTACTGTAACAATCTGATGACCAAGTGCTTGCAACAAACCAGTGTTGTGCGTTACCTCCGTGGATTTGGTATCATCCGAGCTTTCCCAACTCCAGAGAAGCTAGCAGGTTTGGATAGATGCAGTCTCCTTTCAGTCCACACATTTCTATTTTTCAGATCAAGAAGGGAGAAATGTCGGCACGATACGCAGGTACAAACATATGTAGAGATGATGGTGGTTTGTTACTTGTCGCACGCAGATGAATTGTGCAATAAAAACATTTCTATGATACTCACTTTGTTCTTTTTTTTTGTTGCGGTTTAGTTTAAAATAAGCTAGTGAACGATAAATATGTAAGAACAAAATTAGTATAATATTGTGTCagcaaatgaattagaaatttttGAAACTCAATAGTCTATTCTAATATAGAAGATACTCTTTCATTTTTTTTATATAGAGACTATCTACTCTCCACTATCTATTTCTATACTTCAAACAACATATTAATTAAAACTGAAATATATATAAGACATTTACAAGTGTTATGAATACATAAAAAAAACTTAAGCAAAATATATCCCTAATATAGATTTTTAACGTAAAGAAGACGAGATATAAAGAATATTGTTAGAGAGAAATAAAATATAGATAGAAAAGTCTACAACGAATAAATATAGAGAAAGAATATAAATGATATAATTAAAAAACGCCtaattacactatccagcgactaataaaaagaaacggaaggAGTATAAAAGAAAGAACAACAATATGAAGGGTAAGCCGGATGGACTGCAAGGAAGAGATTATGGTAGAAGTTTACAGAGTGGTGGTCTCGAAGATTTTCAAGAGGCTAGGCAAAGATAATATTCACATTATAAACATATCGCTGAGACTGTTTGGCGGCCCTTCATCTCTAGCTTTTCTTTCAAAAAAAAAGCCAGAGCCCTACCAAATACCTTTTTTAAATATCTTACTCTGAAAAGCACCTAAAAGTTAGAACCATTTTTTCTACGAAGAATAAGCCACAAATAGTAGCTTCATCGGCTCTCTCTAACACTTTAATACAGAAAATGGCTTCGACTCTAGGATAAGCCGTTTCCGCCAAACGATTTACGAAATAGCTTCAGCTTTACCAAAGAAGCTGCATTTTAGGAAAAGCTAGAACCAAAACTATTTTTGGACAAGTCAGAAAGTTGCTTTTTAGGAAAAGACAGAGCCAAAGTTATTTTTGGATAAGTCATCGTGTGAAACAAACACTAAGACAAGCAAATAAAGTAGATGGACACAGCCGTTCAGAATTAGGGATAAAAGCGGTAATTGAAATTGTTAAGACAAATTTAACACTtaaaaatagatatgtataaaattttaTGTTAATCTTTTCCtttgttatcaagcacattacaATTTTGCATAAATTATTTTATGCATTATTTACTTGAAAAATAACTAAATTTGTATTTGAATTCATACTAAAGTTTATATTCTTTACAAACCCAGTGCTaaaaaaacaagaatacaaactTAAATAGCagattttatatttatttattcaCAATTAAAGGGAAAAGACAAAAATAATATCCAATAATtatcgttttcatccctaattgAAACTAAATTGAATTGTTTAGTAAATATGCAGTCTTAACTggctctcttgctttagaaaacgaaAGGGCTCTGGCTAGTGCATGACTAACAGCACGAATGCTGAATTCGGGACCAATTGCTTAGGCAAATAAAAGCAAAACTGCCTGAGGCGCAAATGATATACTTCGATATAAGACATTGCACAAACACTGTAGAACTGTCTTCCAAAGTTTCTAAACACGGTCTGATGGACAGAAACATATGAAAGTAGATTCAAAAAAACACAATACGAGTGCACAATGCTCATCGGTTCTTCCACGTCAAACTACAGGGGCAAACTCAACAGTGGATAATCTACGTCATCCGCTGGGCGGCCTCCTTGGCCAGCAACTTTTCCCTGGCCTTGGTCTTGGCCTGCGACTTGGAGCCCATGATGCCACCTCCCCACTTCTTCCTGACTTCATCAAACTTGTCATTGAAGTTCGCCTGCAAGAGTCAGCTCATCAGGGGATGCATAACTACATGATACCAAGAATATACTGCAGTATGTCATAGTTTCACACCTTAATAGCCTCCAAGATCTTGCTGAACTCAAGCTTGTCCTCGTTCTTGACAGTGGTCAGACACAAGACTGATGCAGTCTTCTTGTGAACGATCTGCATATGATTGCTCCAATAGAGTGAGCCATATTGTTCAAGATACCTTGGTAGATTTAGAAAGTCCCGAACAGCTCAGGCATAAAACATACCGATCCAAGGCGAGCCTTTCCTTTAACAATGCAGTATGGGACCTCCATCTTCCTGCACAGGGCTGGAAGCCAAACAACCAGTTCAATCGGATCCACATCATGAGCGATGACAACGAGCTGAGCCTTGTTCTGCACAAATTCATACATTCAATAAATATAATTGCTCGTTGCCACAAAAGTATTGCAAGCAATTGACTATATACCTAGTAATAAAGTGAAACAAAGTGCCAATGTCACACCTGCTCAATGAGGTAAGTCACATGGTTAAGGCCATACTTCACAACAATTGGTTTCTTGGATTCAACAGTTTTTCCTTCATTCTCAGCCTGGGCCCTCTTCAGAAGCCTCTCCTTCTTGGCAGCCTTGTCTTCGGGCCGGTACTTAAGAAGCATCTTGAACAGGTTGGTAGCTGCAAACATTTCACATCATAGATTTTCAACACCATAATACACATTCTGACAAATGAATAGGCAGCTTATATCATTATAGAAAGAAAAGAGATATGGTGTAATTCCAGTAAAGGTGTAGTTCAAACATAGCAGCCAGTTAAGTTAAACAAGAACATGCGAGTGCATTCAGTGACTATCAATTCTCCTGATACACATGGTATTATATCTGTCCTTCAGTCTTTCAGTAATTTAGATGAATGCATGCCCACTCGTTTTAGCAGGATGGTTCGATCATGTTTATAGGAGAGTAACAGAGCCAATACTATAAATGCTACTACTTATGTCAAAATGTAACACTAGTAGATGAAAAGGACAAAATGTTTAGGCACACTGATGAAAAGCACCACCCTAATAGACTCTTGGAAAGCCTCCTGTCCTAATGAAGGTACCCAAACATGTAAATGCCTAAGCCAATACAGTTAGTTGTTAACCTTCTGTGCAACTGAAATAGAACAGGTTTCTGCATCAAATCAAGACTTGCAGTTAAAAAGTGATAATTCTACTTGCTTAGTAACCTAACATAATAATCACAGTCAACCAGAGGGGTGAGTGGCATTCATACCGAGGTTCTTGTCGAGGGTGCGGGTGAACTGGTTGAGCGCCGGAGGCACCTTGAGGCGCTGCTTGAGGATGCGACGCTGGCGCTGGATGCGCACGACCTTGGGCCACTTGACGAATCGGTGCAGGTCCTTCTTGGGAGGCAACGCGCCGCCGATGCCGAACTGCTTCGGCCTTTTCTCGAACAGAGGGTTCGTCACTTTATCCTGCACCCAACCAAACCCAACACAATCAGACCACACATTTCCATCATGGCGCCGCCCACACCTCGAGCAAGAACGCGGGAAAGCGCAATACATACCGTCTTCTTCTTGGCCGGCACCGGTGCCCTGCCACCTCGCTTCGGGGCCTGCAGATTCGTAAGTCGAACTCTTAGCACATTACATGAATCGTACGGAGATATGCAGCAGGTTAACATCAGAAAGCCACAAGAACGTAAGCATCAAAACATGTGCCCCCTAGATCCACGAAACAGGATTGAAATACAATTGAATGGTATCCCAAAAATCCCAGGGTTTTTTCACAGAGAAGTGATTGGGTCAGTGGGAATCCAAAAGCACAAGCGGAAGATCGGCGGCGTGAGCGAACGCACCATTTCGGCGGTGGGGAGCGTGGCGTTGCGAACGGGAGAGGACGGCGACGAGAGGGAGTGGGGAGAGGCGGCGACTGGCGCTTGGAGGCGGAGAGGTGATTCTATAAGGATGACTCGCGCCGAGTTGGACGCACTCTGGCCGTCAGATGTGAGGTAGAGAAGCAAGCGGGCCGGTCTCGGCCGTCGGATGCGAGGTAAAGAAGCAAGCGGGCCGGTCTCGGCCGTCTGGTGCCGGGACTAGGGTTTAGGCGATGCCATTTGGGTCGTTAGGAGAGAAAGGTAGGTGGGCCTCTATAATCTGGGCCGTTTGTTGATCAGTGGTTTCTGTTTGAGCCCACTTATTTGGCACTTTTTAAATGAAACGTCTTTCACTTTGCTTGTACAGTTGTACCGCTTAGATCATCTCTAACAAGATGACTCAAAATATCACCCTAAAAACTAAAATATTATATCATTTAAAGTGTGTAGTGTAGAGCACTAAAACAAATTGTGATCCAACGGTAAAGCTGTAAATCATGTATTTCAGATAGTAAATATTTACCTTAAAACTCTAAAAATACTTTTGGTTCTAAACACCCGCTTAGTTGTTGCGCCACGGCGACGAGCCCAGACACCAGATTTCCATGAGGAATGAGACTCTCCGGTGTGTCTGAGCTTAATTGCATTTAGGTGAAGTTTACCCTCGGTTCTTTCTCTCCCATCTTGATCTATATGCCTATGCTTCTGTCGAGGGCTTGAAAACTGGGAAAGGGATACCTAAATGAAATTCTAGAGGTTTTAGTGTAACTCACGATCGGCTCATACTTCATGGGTAGAATTGGCATATTCTCTCGAGTACATGTGATTAGCACAGTTGGGTGTATAGCCTAGTGGTGAAGGCGACATTCAAGGGTTCGACCTTTGGTTCTGCACCAAAAAAACCCCTAATTGTCCTTCTTAGACCTAAGAGTGTCGTGTGCGTATTGAGTGTCAGCCCTAGAAATACGAGGAGGATGATCATTCTCTCCCCGGCCAAGTTTTTATAGGTGATTATTGGCATTTTGGACGATTAGTTTGTGCTTGCAAATTGAGGCTATCAGCATGCTGGAGATATATCACTCGAAAATAGGTTGCTCTAGTTGTTGCCCTACTACATTCACTTGaagttcttttttctttttctttttttggctTCTTGAAAAATTATGAAACACCATTGTTCAAGTGTCGAATCTCATAGGACACAATACATCATAAATTTATAATTTAGACATTCATGCTCATACTAATAACACAAAACAACATTAATAAGAACTATAGTAACAAGTTAATAGCTCACACAATCACCTTATCTAATCACTCATAAAAATAACATTTTTATATTTCAACACACTATGTGGATTATACAAATTACATGTTAAATGAGCTAGTAGACGTAATATCCACaatatataaataatatacaTTTGTATATATTATTAGATTGCAGATATCCATTAGCTACCTACAGATAAAAGACGTGTAGACGAGATACTGCTAGGGTGAGGGGGTAGAACCAAGGTCAACCAAGACATGGCGTCGAACAGGAGGAAGAAGGTTTGGGCGTGaatagaagaagaagaaagtaaaGTAGCGTAGATGAGATACCGCTAAGGTGAGGGGGCTAGAACCAAGGTTAAACAAGATATGGGCGACGGGGAGTAAGAAGGAAAtggatgggaaaagaagaagaagaagaaaacgatGAGATTTATAGTATATATCCATTGTGTTGGTCATTAAATGGGCTTGCCATTTAATTGTCAGACGAAGTGGTATGGATGTCCGTTGAACTAGTTAAAGAGTCTAGAGACCTAGACAACACCTCTTCAAAAATTAATGGACCTCTAGGTATATTTTGCTCTCATCATGAATATATTAGTTTTTATATTGTAGAGAGTCTCCATTCATGTGGAAACATATGTCAATAGGTGTACCATTTTATTGCATATAGCCTCAGGTCTTTGTCGTGTTTATCAAAGGTCCACCGAGTCTTGTCTACTTGTCTACAAAACTGCACTCAGCCTGAACGGTTAATCTCATTCAAACTTATGTATGTTGACTTTGCGGTTCAATTATAGGCAGTTATGTTTTTTACTTCATTAGATTTGTAACTTAAAAAGCAATACTGTTTGATTATTTCATTCTGCATTGCACGTCTTTCAAAATACCCTGTTTCTGATTGCTTTATATCATTTGCACTCTGTTTGTCAACCTGCTGAGGCAATCAGAAGCCGAATTATGTGCCCTGCATTGTCACCAAAAGCCCTTTTACATAGTCTCCCTTCAGCCTTTTGGAGAGGGCTATAGGCCTATAGCTAACAAAATAAGGTGTCTCCGAGCATCCAACCTTCTGGCTCCAGAATTCAGAGGATTCAATATTGAAAATGAGGCAGGGAGCATCTCCTCAGATTTTGAGTTGATGCTATCTCCACTGGCTGTCCAAGTGTTCCAAAAGCTGATGGATAATGGTTTTCTTAAACAAAACTTACTTCGAAAGACAATGATCGGATCAATACTGTATCAAGGTCTATATGTGCAATATTAATTTCCTGTCTTGATGTAGTCAAAACATGTCTCTTATTACAAGTTACACTTGCCGAGGATAATGTTTATTTTTTTCTTTACGTCTGTAAACCTAATACCTCTAGCTTCTCCATGCTGTAAGATCATTTGGGCTAGAAAATTGACACTCTGTGTTGTATTACATGTATTAATTAAAGACACTACCTTCTTGATTCTAGAGAAAAAGGGGAAAACTAACTGGGATTACATCGATCATATGAGGGCAACATGCATCGTACCAACATGCCAATTGCCATGCATCAACACGTCTAAAGCGCATGGCGTTCTGTCTGTTTGACAATAAGAACATGCTCAACAAAAACTAGAGCTCAAGAACGCATCAACTGCTACGACGCAGGAACCACCCACCTCTGGCGGCTGGCATCTACAAACATACTACACGGTTTGCACACGACTCATATCAGTATTCAGTACACATATCCATCTCGCTCTCGGTGCAATCATGAGGTGAAGCATCGTCGTCGTCACCTCCCACTCCCAGGCTGGCCGGCCGGAGCCGAGGACTACAGACTAGGACCGGCCGACGAGGAGCGGGCGGGCGGGGACGAGCAGCAGTCGGTACGCGGAGTGGCCCCTGACAAGGCCGCACCTCGCCACGGCCGGCGCCGCCTGGCCAGcagcgtcctcctcctcctcctggaTCTGCTCCAGCACCCGCACGAAGGCGTCGGCGTCGCAGGGCAGCACGAGCGGGCCGGCGGCCGCGTACCCGAACGCCTCCTCGGCCTCCTCCAGCAGCGCCCGGAACAGCGGGTGGTTCAC
This portion of the Zea mays cultivar B73 chromosome 2, Zm-B73-REFERENCE-NAM-5.0, whole genome shotgun sequence genome encodes:
- the LOC100280746 gene encoding 60S ribosomal protein L7a produces the protein MAPKRGGRAPVPAKKKTDKVTNPLFEKRPKQFGIGGALPPKKDLHRFVKWPKVVRIQRQRRILKQRLKVPPALNQFTRTLDKNLATNLFKMLLKYRPEDKAAKKERLLKRAQAENEGKTVESKKPIVVKYGLNHVTYLIEQNKAQLVVIAHDVDPIELVVWLPALCRKMEVPYCIVKGKARLGSIVHKKTASVLCLTTVKNEDKLEFSKILEAIKANFNDKFDEVRKKWGGGIMGSKSQAKTKAREKLLAKEAAQRMT